Proteins encoded by one window of Streptomyces sp. ALI-76-A:
- a CDS encoding ATP-binding protein, whose protein sequence is MISHPSRHCTVELQALPSRIGQVRRIVSAQLRYWHLDPLIDRAALGVTELLTNVHLHARPDKTCTVEIELVLDRLKVSVRDHDPRLPVVGSIDEADGLATCGRGLAMVAAVSESWGVRPDGESGKVVWFTLPTSSAARAGSARPPRRQVVDKPARRFAEVEHAVDLRRPGHTPARSAVPG, encoded by the coding sequence GTGATCAGTCACCCGAGCAGGCACTGCACGGTGGAGCTCCAAGCCCTGCCGTCGCGGATCGGCCAGGTCCGCAGAATCGTATCTGCGCAGTTGCGCTACTGGCATCTGGATCCCCTCATAGACCGGGCGGCGCTCGGTGTGACGGAGCTGTTGACCAACGTCCACCTCCATGCCCGGCCCGACAAGACGTGCACCGTGGAGATCGAGCTGGTGCTCGACCGGCTCAAGGTCTCGGTGCGCGACCACGACCCGCGTCTGCCGGTCGTGGGATCGATCGACGAGGCGGACGGGCTCGCCACCTGCGGCCGTGGGCTCGCGATGGTCGCCGCGGTCAGCGAGAGCTGGGGTGTGCGGCCGGACGGCGAGTCCGGCAAGGTCGTGTGGTTCACCCTGCCGACGTCCTCGGCCGCGCGGGCCGGTTCCGCTCGTCCGCCGCGGCGCCAGGTCGTGGACAAGCCCGCGCGCCGGTTCGCGGAGGTCGAGCACGCGGTCGACCTGCGCCGGCCC